One window from the genome of Buchnera aphidicola (Macrosiphoniella sanborni) encodes:
- the sucB gene encoding dihydrolipoyllysine-residue succinyltransferase produces MKIINILVPDLPESISNATIVKWHKKVGEIVNYNDNIVDIETDKVMLEVSSPCNGILKSILEKEGQIVNSHQILGEIDQLEIIKNNNINHNILEKKKYITDLKQDSVDPEQLSFILENKKEHFTPSIRRLIKKNKINHDVIKDIIKKNDKKNLQNILKKNTEESNTTISNNNFEKRVKMSQLRQTISKRLLDSTNNMAMLTTFNEVNMKPIITLREKYGEDFQKKHGIRMGFMSFFVKSVVESLKKFPQINAYIDNTDIVFYKHFDINIAISTPRGLITPVLRHVENMTMSDIEKKIKELSLKGHENKINFKELTGGNFTITNGGVFGSLMSTPIINPPQAAILGMHVIQERPVVVKGKIEILPMMYIALSYDHRLVDGRESVQFLMSIKNILEDFVRILIDI; encoded by the coding sequence ATGAAAATAATCAATATTCTTGTTCCAGATTTACCAGAATCTATTAGTAATGCAACAATTGTAAAATGGCATAAAAAAGTTGGAGAAATAGTTAATTATAATGACAATATAGTAGATATTGAAACAGATAAAGTTATGTTAGAAGTATCTTCACCATGCAATGGGATATTAAAATCAATTTTAGAAAAAGAAGGACAAATAGTTAATTCTCATCAAATATTAGGTGAAATTGATCAATTAGAAATTATAAAAAATAACAATATTAATCATAATATTTTAGAAAAAAAAAAATACATAACAGATTTAAAACAAGATTCTGTTGATCCAGAACAATTGTCTTTTATATTAGAAAATAAAAAAGAACATTTTACTCCATCAATAAGACGCTTAATCAAAAAAAATAAAATTAATCATGATGTTATAAAAGATATAATAAAAAAAAACGATAAAAAAAATCTTCAAAATATTTTAAAAAAAAATACAGAAGAATCAAACACAACTATATCTAATAATAATTTTGAAAAAAGAGTAAAGATGAGTCAGTTAAGACAAACTATTTCAAAACGATTATTAGATAGTACAAATAATATGGCTATGCTGACAACTTTTAATGAAGTAAATATGAAGCCCATAATTACTTTAAGAGAAAAATATGGAGAAGATTTTCAAAAAAAACATGGTATTCGAATGGGTTTTATGTCTTTTTTTGTAAAGTCAGTGGTAGAATCATTAAAAAAATTTCCACAAATTAATGCATATATAGATAATACAGATATCGTTTTTTATAAACATTTTGATATTAATATTGCTATTTCAACACCAAGAGGATTAATTACACCTGTATTAAGACATGTTGAAAATATGACAATGTCAGATATAGAAAAAAAAATAAAAGAATTATCTCTTAAAGGTCATGAAAATAAAATTAATTTTAAAGAATTAACAGGCGGTAATTTTACCATTACTAATGGTGGTGTTTTTGGATCTTTAATGTCTACTCCTATCATAAATCCTCCTCAAGCTGCTATATTAGGTATGCATGTTATTCAAGAACGTCCTGTAGTTGTAAAAGGAAAAATTGAAATTCTTCCAATGATGTATATAGCTTTATCTTATGATCATCGTTTAGTAGATGGAAGAGAATCTGTTCAGTTTTTAATGTCTATAAAAAATATATTAGAAGATTTTGTTCGTATTTTAATTGATATATAA
- the gpmA gene encoding 2,3-diphosphoglycerate-dependent phosphoglycerate mutase → MKNNKIILIRHGQSEWNELNKFTGWHDAKLSEKGKQEAKFAAFLLKTEKFSFDFAYTSVLKRAIHTLQYILDELNQNWLPVEKSWRLNERHYGALEGLNKDEVTKKYGEEQVLIWRRSFNIKPPQIDIQDKRFPGNDLRYANLNKSDIPIGESLENTAKRVIPYWNEVIYPKLKNNKKILIVAHGNSLRALIQYLNKINNQDIIELNIPTAKPIILEFDKNYSPTKWYYLK, encoded by the coding sequence ATGAAAAATAATAAAATAATCTTGATACGACATGGTCAAAGTGAGTGGAATGAATTAAATAAATTTACTGGATGGCATGATGCTAAATTATCAGAAAAAGGAAAACAAGAAGCAAAATTTGCGGCGTTTTTATTAAAAACAGAAAAATTTTCTTTTGATTTTGCATATACATCTGTATTAAAACGAGCAATTCATACTTTGCAATATATTTTAGATGAACTAAACCAAAATTGGTTGCCAGTTGAAAAATCTTGGCGTTTAAATGAAAGACATTATGGTGCTTTAGAAGGATTAAATAAAGATGAAGTAACTAAAAAATATGGAGAAGAACAAGTCCTAATTTGGAGAAGAAGTTTTAATATCAAGCCTCCACAAATTGATATACAAGATAAACGTTTTCCGGGAAACGATTTGCGTTACGCTAATTTAAATAAATCTGATATTCCTATAGGAGAAAGTTTAGAAAATACTGCAAAAAGAGTTATTCCTTATTGGAATGAAGTAATTTATCCAAAATTAAAAAATAATAAAAAAATACTTATTGTTGCTCATGGTAATTCTTTACGTGCTTTAATTCAATATCTTAATAAAATAAATAATCAGGATATTATAGAATTAAATATTCCAACTGCAAAACCTATTATTTTAGAATTTGATAAAAATTATTCTCCAACAAAATGGTATTATTTAAAATAA